A window of the Halococcus agarilyticus genome harbors these coding sequences:
- a CDS encoding geranylgeranylglycerol-phosphate geranylgeranyltransferase translates to MTGERARGLLELTRPINAIAAGALTFIGAFVVGRLGNQGAVAAAVGATVLAVAAGNTMNDYFDREIDRINRPDRAIPRGAVTPREALAFSLVLFAGAVVFALTLPSLAIAIAVVNLLALVAYTELFKGLPGVGNAVVGYLGGSTFLFGAAAVGRITDAVVVLFALAALSTVAREIVKDVEDVAGDRREGLNTLPIAVGERTALWLAAGLLAVALVASPLPYVQETFGWPYLVVVALADLAMAYAAVESFADPTAGQEHLSYAMFLAAAAFVVGRLAVTV, encoded by the coding sequence ATGACCGGCGAGCGCGCCCGTGGCTTGCTCGAACTCACGCGCCCGATCAACGCGATCGCCGCGGGTGCGTTGACGTTCATCGGCGCGTTCGTCGTCGGCAGACTTGGTAATCAGGGAGCGGTGGCCGCGGCGGTTGGCGCGACCGTGCTCGCCGTGGCCGCCGGCAACACGATGAACGACTACTTCGACCGCGAGATCGACCGGATCAACCGGCCCGATCGGGCGATCCCCCGCGGCGCGGTCACGCCCCGCGAGGCGCTCGCGTTCAGCCTCGTCCTGTTCGCCGGGGCGGTCGTGTTCGCGCTCACGCTACCCTCACTTGCGATCGCGATCGCCGTCGTGAACCTTCTCGCGCTCGTCGCGTACACGGAGCTGTTCAAGGGGCTGCCGGGTGTCGGCAACGCCGTCGTCGGCTATCTCGGCGGGAGCACCTTCCTGTTCGGCGCGGCGGCGGTCGGCCGAATCACGGACGCGGTCGTCGTGCTGTTCGCGCTGGCGGCCCTCTCGACCGTGGCCCGCGAGATCGTGAAGGACGTCGAGGACGTCGCGGGCGACCGCCGCGAGGGGTTGAACACGCTTCCGATCGCCGTCGGCGAGCGCACCGCGCTCTGGCTCGCCGCCGGCTTGCTCGCGGTCGCGCTGGTCGCCAGCCCGCTCCCCTATGTGCAGGAGACCTTCGGCTGGCCGTATCTCGTCGTGGTCGCGCTCGCCGATCTCGCCATGGCCTACGCTGCGGTCGAGAGCTTCGCCGACCCGACCGCCGGCCAGGAGCACCTGAGCTACGCGATGTTCCTCGCTGCCGCCGCGTTCGTCGTCGGCCGGCTCGCGGTCACGGTCTGA
- a CDS encoding DUF7548 family protein: MDGTRSAPLLGIAGCLAAIVALVVPYLVADTGAVGVYYDAGAGPTPLVAGLFAAVSIIVLAAGRAGRTDGATAAGVGLVFGICIAGLTIVWAVTVDESIVFQLSRADLVAYHRWVLAAVSLAVPIGGAWYARALGVV; encoded by the coding sequence ATGGACGGTACGCGGTCCGCTCCCCTGCTGGGCATCGCCGGCTGTCTCGCCGCGATCGTCGCGCTCGTCGTCCCGTATCTCGTCGCCGACACGGGGGCGGTCGGCGTCTACTACGACGCCGGGGCCGGGCCGACGCCGCTCGTCGCCGGCCTGTTCGCCGCCGTTTCGATCATCGTCCTCGCCGCGGGGCGTGCGGGTCGCACCGATGGAGCGACCGCCGCCGGCGTCGGCCTGGTCTTCGGGATCTGTATCGCGGGCCTCACGATCGTCTGGGCCGTGACGGTCGATGAGTCGATCGTCTTCCAGCTTTCCCGGGCCGATCTCGTCGCGTACCACCGGTGGGTGCTCGCGGCCGTCTCGCTCGCGGTGCCGATCGGCGGGGCGTGGTACGCTCGCGCGCTCGGCGTGGTGTAG
- a CDS encoding CoA-binding protein gives MPVTDDDELREILDLETVAVVGCSSTRGKDAHEIPRYLREHGYEVVPVNPHAEEIFGQEPADSLADVDEAIDIVDVFRPSDEVSGIVDAALDRDDAPVIWTQLGIRDRAATDRAEDAGRQVVEDKCMKVEHGRLC, from the coding sequence ATGCCAGTGACTGACGACGACGAACTCCGTGAGATTCTGGACCTAGAGACGGTGGCCGTCGTCGGGTGTTCGTCCACGCGGGGCAAGGACGCCCACGAGATCCCGCGCTACCTCCGCGAACACGGCTACGAGGTCGTCCCTGTCAATCCCCACGCCGAGGAGATCTTCGGCCAAGAGCCCGCCGATTCGCTCGCCGACGTCGACGAGGCAATCGACATCGTCGACGTGTTCCGTCCGAGCGACGAGGTGAGCGGGATCGTCGATGCGGCGCTCGATCGCGACGATGCACCCGTCATCTGGACTCAGCTCGGGATTCGCGACCGGGCGGCAACCGACCGGGCCGAGGACGCCGGGCGGCAGGTCGTCGAGGACAAATGTATGAAGGTCGAACACGGGCGGCTCTGCTGA
- a CDS encoding DUF5798 family protein translates to MGLGTTAKKLQTVTEMAEKLYTKVDELRKQVNDVKTHVEATSQRVERIERDLDEQRAILDALAEEQGIDVDERVAEATIKEAEPDHELADADPATEDGADASDAETGDVEVNETGTDETETDRSGAEGTAEANQ, encoded by the coding sequence ATGGGACTCGGAACCACGGCCAAGAAGCTCCAGACGGTGACCGAGATGGCCGAGAAGCTCTATACGAAAGTCGACGAGCTCAGAAAGCAGGTCAACGACGTCAAGACCCACGTCGAGGCCACGAGCCAGCGCGTCGAGCGGATCGAGCGCGACCTCGACGAGCAGCGCGCGATCCTCGACGCGCTCGCCGAGGAGCAGGGGATCGACGTCGACGAGCGGGTCGCCGAGGCGACGATCAAGGAAGCCGAACCCGATCACGAACTCGCCGACGCCGATCCCGCAACCGAGGACGGAGCCGACGCGAGCGACGCTGAGACGGGCGACGTCGAGGTGAACGAAACCGGAACGGACGAAACCGAAACGGACCGGAGCGGGGCGGAGGGCACCGCCGAAGCCAACCAGTAA
- a CDS encoding PINc/VapC family ATPase — MTVVPDTSAVIDGRVSERVESGAFEGETVAVPEAVVTELESQANDGRESGWDGLSELQRLAELADEGSVEVEYVGRRPGDGERHAAGEGAVDALIRDLATEKGATLLTSDKVQSEVARAKGLDVEYVDPEIRGDAPENLAIEEFFDDETMSVHLKTGVAPMAKRGAVGEMRFETIGDEPLTEDDLHEWVAEIETATRASSDGFTELDRNGMTIVQFGEYRIALARPPFSDGLEITAVRPIVETELDDYDYADDLRERLLDHQRGVLIAGAPGAGKSTLAGAVAGFLADSAFSVKTMEKPRDLQVGPEITQYTELDGQMENTADSLLMVRPDYTIYDEVRKTEDFSVFADMRLAGVGMIGVVHATRAIDALGRLVGRVELGMIPQVVDTVVYVEAGEIETVYDVRTEVKVPEGLTEEDLARPVIQVRDFETQRPEYEIYSFNRQVVTVPVGDADDEDSGVDRIAKQEIEREIRSVAHGSCEVDLKSANTAVVYVEEADISTVIGKGGGRITDIENRLGISIDVRTFDERPGGRGGRSGNASSGGGGGGGSRTGSGGGSSGAGEIVTPEITSRHVVVPMDGYAGETVEIQADGEYLFTATVSRGGEVQVSRGSAIAEELEDAIDRGRQVTVAPS; from the coding sequence ATGACTGTCGTACCGGACACGAGCGCGGTCATCGACGGGCGCGTGTCCGAACGAGTGGAGAGCGGTGCGTTCGAGGGGGAGACCGTTGCGGTCCCCGAGGCGGTCGTCACGGAGCTCGAATCCCAGGCCAACGACGGCCGCGAGTCGGGCTGGGACGGCCTCTCCGAGCTCCAGCGACTCGCCGAACTCGCCGACGAAGGGAGTGTCGAGGTCGAGTACGTCGGCCGGCGGCCGGGCGACGGCGAGCGCCACGCCGCCGGGGAGGGCGCGGTCGACGCGCTGATCCGCGATCTCGCTACCGAAAAGGGAGCCACGCTACTCACGAGCGACAAAGTTCAAAGCGAGGTCGCCCGGGCGAAGGGCCTCGACGTCGAGTACGTCGATCCCGAGATCCGCGGGGACGCGCCCGAGAACCTCGCGATCGAGGAGTTCTTCGACGACGAGACGATGAGCGTCCACCTCAAGACCGGCGTCGCACCGATGGCGAAGCGCGGTGCGGTCGGCGAGATGCGCTTCGAGACCATCGGCGACGAGCCGCTCACCGAGGACGACCTCCACGAGTGGGTCGCGGAGATCGAGACCGCCACGCGGGCGTCGAGCGACGGGTTCACCGAGCTCGATAGAAATGGAATGACGATCGTCCAGTTCGGGGAGTACCGGATCGCGCTCGCCCGGCCGCCGTTTTCGGACGGGCTGGAGATCACCGCGGTCCGGCCGATCGTCGAGACCGAGCTCGACGACTACGACTACGCCGACGACCTCCGCGAGCGACTGCTCGACCACCAGCGCGGCGTCCTGATCGCGGGCGCACCGGGCGCGGGGAAGTCGACGCTCGCGGGTGCGGTCGCGGGGTTCCTCGCCGATTCGGCGTTTTCGGTCAAGACGATGGAGAAGCCCCGCGATCTCCAGGTGGGCCCCGAAATCACGCAGTACACCGAACTCGACGGACAGATGGAGAACACCGCGGACTCGCTGTTGATGGTCCGGCCCGACTACACGATCTACGACGAGGTGCGGAAGACCGAGGACTTCTCGGTCTTTGCCGATATGCGGCTCGCTGGCGTCGGGATGATCGGCGTGGTCCACGCCACCCGGGCGATCGACGCGCTCGGGCGGCTGGTGGGCCGGGTCGAACTCGGGATGATCCCCCAGGTCGTCGACACCGTGGTGTACGTCGAGGCGGGCGAGATCGAGACGGTCTACGATGTCCGGACCGAGGTCAAGGTCCCCGAGGGGCTCACCGAGGAGGACCTCGCGCGGCCGGTGATCCAAGTCCGGGACTTCGAGACTCAGCGACCCGAATACGAGATCTACAGCTTCAACCGCCAGGTCGTCACCGTGCCCGTCGGCGACGCCGACGACGAGGACAGCGGCGTGGATCGGATCGCGAAACAGGAGATCGAGCGCGAGATCCGGTCGGTCGCGCACGGTAGCTGCGAGGTCGATCTCAAGAGCGCGAACACCGCAGTCGTCTACGTCGAGGAGGCCGACATCTCGACGGTGATCGGCAAGGGCGGCGGGCGGATCACCGACATCGAGAACCGCCTCGGGATCAGCATCGACGTGCGGACGTTCGACGAGCGCCCCGGTGGTCGGGGTGGGCGGTCGGGAAACGCGAGTAGCGGGGGTGGCGGTGGTGGCGGCAGTCGGACCGGGAGCGGTGGCGGATCGAGCGGCGCGGGCGAGATCGTCACGCCCGAGATCACCTCGCGGCACGTCGTGGTCCCGATGGACGGCTACGCGGGCGAAACCGTCGAGATCCAGGCCGACGGCGAGTACCTCTTCACCGCGACGGTCTCGCGGGGCGGCGAGGTCCAGGTCTCGCGCGGCAGCGCGATCGCGGAGGAGCTGGAGGACGCGATCGACCGCGGTCGCCAGGTCACCGTCGCGCCGTCGTAG